The following proteins come from a genomic window of Amaranthus tricolor cultivar Red isolate AtriRed21 chromosome 14, ASM2621246v1, whole genome shotgun sequence:
- the LOC130799872 gene encoding uncharacterized protein LOC130799872, whose product MAVGSLRHQYSKGKFNMSSFRIPCRTILNHPFLVVLLLSLICLHRYFPFIFYLLITASPVFICTAILLGTLLIYGRPNENNVKWHGEHNNRSVSLRTGVENHAYSADREGIFSKDIFAEVRKDIEGKGMRLTPEMLGSETRVNGKLGDEVKWEFSNLDLNKGTTFRGEMGKKDYGFADFEKANFLMRVDHDYDKTNKVHHDDGLRDPLETSIGILKHEDDVVNHDLSDCESDGAEKSSFDALVAGVIPAAQETHPLLDADDALHLDAPQDDSFKFELQSLDSNQSSEESGEDEHDNDDHGEGDDVLNAKDSGDNFTNAWMELEKSQHLESLITRSTDEGEEDDEMEEEEGIDDEVDGDDDEDDDEDDEEEENANLEKIACKHVTMWTEEDEKNLRLVGNSELERDLRLENLLARRRAKRNFSMISERNLIDLDRPVHSPFQVAPISTTRINPFDSPHDANQQHFSSVPSIPGSAPSVHLPRKNPFDSPCTSPKGIQNLTEDILKEKPLKMNSNNADAFHENESSSTEYNFMGNILKPDFVKLNRKDPLFRRYESFSTGYSSTGNHSRQANFIESDRRDALLCRHETFNIRSGFPNNFGPPEKLSSIKMKPVFVPEQVVRNHGMRHLSPGRESSHGSASETESSHDSESTVSTSDSNNENIKTEEDAEPQFEEHQDKDDIAEGDHASSNYEDMSYSSEGINSQDKDVEDEFVDSLEANAELNADQIYQKAEAGHEYHDNTALSSSSVASEASHSSEIIKEAALSPKASSTVSDAITEPPIFDTSPSGADKITPFTPSLN is encoded by the coding sequence ATGGCAGTTGGTTCCTTAAGACATCAGTATTCAAAGGGGAAATTCAATATGTCGTCTTTTCGAATACCTTGTAGAACAATATTAAATCATCCGTTTCTTGTGGTCTTGCTGTTATCTCTAATATGTTTGCACCGGTATTTCCCTTTCATATTTTATCTATTGATTACTGCTTCACCTGTCTTTATTTGTACTGCTATTTTGCTGGGAACGTTGTTGATCTATGGACGACCAAATGAAAACAATGTAAAATGGCACGGAGAGCATAATAATAGATCTGTGAGTCTAAGAACAGGGGTAGAGAATCATGCATATTCTGCTGATAGAGAAGGGATATTTTCTAAAGATATTTTTGCTGAGGTCCGAAAAGACATTGAAGGAAAAGGCATGAGATTAACGCCAGAGATGTTGGGGTCGGAAACTAGAGTTAATGGCAAATTGGGCGATGAAGTTAAATGGGAATTTTCCAATTTAGACTTAAACAAGGGAACAACATTCCGGGGGGAAATGGGCAAGAAAGATTATGGTTTTGCGGACTTTGAAAAAGCGAATTTTCTAATGCGCGTGGATCATGATTATGATAAAACGAACAAGGTACATCATGATGATGGTCTTCGGGATCCATTAGAAACTTCTATCGGTATACTAAAGCATGAAGATGATGTTGTGAATCATGATCTATCAGATTGTGAGTCAGATGGCGCGGAGAAGTCTTCTTTTGATGCTTTGGTTGCAGGTGTTATTCCGGCTGCTCAGGAAACTCACCCACTTCTAGACGCTGATGATGCGTTGCATCTTGACGCACCTCAAGATGACAGCTTTAAGTTTGAGTTGCAATCTCTTGATTCAAACCAAAGTAGTGAGGAATCAGGCGAGGATGAACATGATAATGATGATCATGGTGAGGGTGATGATGTTTTAAATGCTAAAGATAGCGGGGATAATTTTACTAATGCATGGATGGAATTGGAGAAGAGTCAACATTTGGAAAGCCTTATTACTAGATCAACTGATGAGGGAGAAGAAGACGACGAAATGGAAGAGGAAGAAGGTATTGACGATGAAGTCGATGGtgatgatgacgaagatgatgatgaagatgatgaagaagaggaaaacGCAAATTTGGAAAAGATTGCTTGTAAACACGTTACAATGTGGACAGAAGAGGATGAGAAAAATCTACGCCTTGTGGGAAATTCCGAGCTAGAGAGGGATTTACGTTTGGAGAATCTTCTAGCAAGGAGAAGGGCGAAAAGGAACTTTTCAATGATTTCCGAGAGGAATTTGATCGACTTGGATCGCCCTGTTCATAGTCCTTTTCAAGTCGCACCAATTTCAACCACGAGAATTAACCCTTTTGACAGTCCTCATGATGCAAATCAGCAGCACTTCAGTAGCGTTCCATCTATTCCTGGGTCTGCTCCTTCTGTGCATCTGCCAAGGAAAAACCCTTTTGATTCTCCATGTACTTCTCCAAAAGGGATACAAAATCTCACCGAAGATATTCTTAAAGAGAAACCGTTGAAAATGAACTCGAACAATGCAGATGCTTTCCATGAAAATGAAAGTTCAAGCACTGAATATAATTTCATGGGCAACATTTTGAAACCGGACTTTGTAAAATTGAACCGTAAGGATCCTTTATTTCGTCGTTATGAAAGTTTCAGCACCGGATATAGTTCGACAGGAAATCACTCTAGGCAGGCCAATTTCATAGAATCAGATCGAAGAGATGCACTACTCTGCAGACATGAAACTTTTAATATAAGATCAGGATTTCCCAACAATTTTGGTCCACCGGAGAAGCTTTCGTCTATAAAAATGAAACCCGTTTTCGTTCCGGAACAAGTGGTCAGAAATCATGGAATGAGACATCTTTCTCCAGGAAGAGAATCAAGCCATGGCAGCGCCAGTGAGACAGAATCAAGCCATGACAGCGAGTCCACAGTAAGCACTTCCGACTCAAATAATGAGAATATAAAAACGGAAGAAGATGCAGAACCACAGTTTGAGGAACACCAAGATAAGGATGATATTGCCGAAGGCGATCATGCTTCTAGCAATTATGAAGACATGAGTTATTCTTCCGAGGGGATAAATTCTCAAGATAAAGATGTTGAAGACGAGTTTGTAGATAGTTTAGAAGCAAATGCCGAACTAAATGCAGACCAAATTTATCAGAAAGCAGAAGCCGGTCACGAGTACCATGATAATACTGCACTGAGCAGCAGTTCAGTTGCATCAGAAGCGAGTCATAGTTCAGAGATAATCAAGGAGGCTGCACTttctcctaaagcttcttcAACGGTATCTGATGCCATCACGGAGCCACCAATTTTTGATACGAGCCCTTCAGGTGCTGACAAAATTACGCCCTTTACTCCTTCGCTTAATTAA